A window of the Motacilla alba alba isolate MOTALB_02 chromosome 17, Motacilla_alba_V1.0_pri, whole genome shotgun sequence genome harbors these coding sequences:
- the ABCA2 gene encoding ATP-binding cassette sub-family A member 2 isoform X3 → MGFLHQLHLLLWKNVTLKRRSPWVLAFEIFIPLVLFFILLGLRQKKPTIPVKEAFYTAAPLTSAGILPIMQSLCPDGQRDEFGFLQYSNSTVTQILEHLSEAVEQSSLFDPQHPGLEEELESLRRHLEALSSPEPSSMETHFSSQAGSSFTLAWAARDQSELRRFLMQNLSLPNSTAELLLGSSIDLQEVYRQFFDSFPLVPDETHERDLWDGFGPRKKMTQLEKSLPSGWRSLEEGLVHRVLRDPVAAPHRPALLRMLSQALGLTSTAVAPAISDSPQALVTEMENVLFTGPVLEQLTCEQYPGGLHHLLRVSPRQQPLLAAYRTLACNGSQTIRQERFAQLASELQKQLDTPRIVSRLKLEEVNSTATQHRLRALLEDLVEMEKVLQDMDILSALAKLLPRGACASKAAPPTANSTSWASANATAGNATAEEEEGTGESPSGTDNPQGQFSAFVQLWAGLQPILCGNNRTIEPEALKQGNMSSLGFTSKEQRNLGLLVHLMTSNPKILYAPVGTEVDKVILKANETFAFVGNVTHYAKAWLNISPEIRAYLEEGRLQRRIHWLQQLTADLHKHPEILNVSDSDVLHNFLNGNFSLPNASILLQQLDTIDNAACGWVRFMAKVSVDIFKGFPDEESIVNYTLNQAYQDNVTVFASVIFQTNRDGSLPPHVMYKIRQNSSFTEKTNEIRRAYWRPGPNTGGRFYFLYGFVWIQDMMERALINTFVGHDVVEPGNYVQMFPYPCYTRDDFLFVIEHMMPLCMVISWVYSVAMMIQHIVTEKEHRLKEVMKMMGLNNAVHWVAWFITGFVQLSISVTALTAILKYGKVLMHSDVLIIWLFLAIYAVATIMFCFLVSVLYSKAKLASACGGIIYFLSYVPYMYVAIREEVAHDKITAFEKCIASLMSTTAFGLGSKYFALYEVAGVGIQWHTFSQSPVEGDDFNLLLSMMMLVVDAMVYGVLTWYIEAVHPGMFGLPRPWYFPFQKSYWLGNGRVETWEWTWPWSRNTRLSIMEEDQACAMESRRLAEETRGIEEEPTHLPLVVCIDKLTKVYKTDKKLALNKLSLNLYENQVVSFLGHNGAGKTTTMSILTGLFPPTSGSATIYGHDIRTEMDKIRKNLGMCPQHNVLFDRLTVEEHLWFYSQLKSMAEEEIRKEMDKMIEDLELSNKRHCQVQTLSGGMKRKLSVAIAFVGGSRAVILDEPTAGVDPYARRAIWDLILKYKPGRTILLSTHHMDEADLLGDRIAIISHGKLKCCGSPLFLKSTYGDGYKLTVVKKQSDTRNGTEPGHSPLSHSSVSPCSEPRVSQFIKKYVASCLLISDTNTELSYILPSEAVKKGCFERLFQHLEQSLEELDLTSFGLMDTTLEEVFLKVSEEDQSLENSDVDVKESKDALQPPASELGPKSEANGELLAEAAMPEKPEVELSNLVTCSKLAQSQASLRSASSVGSVRGDEGGAYSEFFGDYVPLFDNRQDPDNISLQEQEADVEAEDRDLAGRGSFKLEGSWLKLRQFHGLIVKRFHCAKRNTKALFSQILLPAFFVCVAMTVALSVPEIGDLPPLILSPSQYHNYTQPKGNFIPYANEERHEYRIRLSPDASPQQLVNTFHLPSGVGATCVLKTPFNNTLDQPMQTLNLNSNESKMLAAKYFDAMCIDSFTQGLPLSNFVPPPPSPAPSDYPMSVDEDLLHAWNSTTFSTLKGTVTSAPALPRIIHEPIKCTCSMQGTGFSCPSGVGGHPPQMKVVTGDILTDITGRNVSEYLLYTSDRFRLHRYGALTFGNVQKSIPASFGARAPATVRKIAVRRTAQVFYNNKGYHSMPTYLNALNNAILRANLPKSKGNPAAYGITVTNHPMNKTSASLSLDYLLQGTDVVIAIFIIVAMSFVPASFVVFLVAEKATKAKHLQFVSGCDPVIYWLANYMWDMLNYLVPATCCIIILFVFDLPAYTSPTNFPAVLSLFLLYGWSITPIMYPASFWFEVPSSAYVFLIVINLFIGITATVATFLLQLFEHDKDLKVVNSYLKSCFLVFPNYNLGHGLMEMAYNEYINEYYAKIGQFDKMKSPFEWDIVTRGLVAMTIEGFVGFFITIMCQYNFFRKPQRLPVSTKPIEDDIDVANERHRVLRGDADNDMLKIENLTKVYKSRKIGRILAVDRLCVGVRPGECFGLLGVNGAGKTTTFKMLTGDESTTGGEAFINGHSILKELLQVQQSLGYCPQFDALFDELTAQEHLELYTRLRGIPWKDEERVVKWALKKLELTKYADKPASTYSGGNKRKLSTAIALIGYPAFIFLDEPTTGMDPKARRFLWNLILDVIKTGRSVVLTSHSMEECEALCTRLAIMVNGRLKCLGSIQHLKNRFGDGYMITVRTKSSLNVKEVVRFFNRNFPEAVLKERHHTKAQYQLKSDQISLAQVFSKMEQVVDVLGIEDYSVSQTTLDNVFVNFAKKQSDNLEQQETSPSCVLQSPLERVLSLLRPRAAPTELRALVVEEQEDLETDDEGLISFEEERAQLSFNTDTLC, encoded by the exons TGGGTGCTGGCCTTCGAGATCTTCATCCCCCTGGTGCTCTTCTTCATCCTCCTGGGGCTGCGGCAGAAGAAGCCGACCATACCTGTGAAGGAAG CTTTCTACACGGCGGCCCCGCTCACATCAGCCGGGATCTTGCCAATCATGCAGTCCCTGTGCCCCGATGGCCAGCGCGATGAGTTTGGCTTCCTGCAGTACTCCAACTCCAC GGTGACACAGATTCTGGAACACCTCAGCGAGGCAGTAGAGCAAAGCAGCCTCTTCGACCCGCAGCATCCAGGactggaggaggagctggagtcGCTGCGCCGGCACCTGGAGGccctcagcagccctgagcccagctccaTGGAGACCCACTTCAGCAGCCAAGCAG GGTCCAGCTTCACACTGGCATGGGCAGCCAGAGACCAGAGTGAGCTGCGGCGCTTCCTGATGCAGAACTTGTCCCTCCccaacagcacagctgagctgctcctgggctccAGCATTGACCTGCAGGAG GTGTACCGGCAGTTTTTTGATTCCTTTCCTTTGGTACCTGATGAGACCCATGAGCGAGACCTGTGGGATGGGTTTGGCCCCAGAAAGAAGATGACACAGCTGGAG AAGAGTCTCCCCAGTGGCTGGAGGAGCCTTGAGGAAGGGCTGGTTCACAGGGTGCTGCGGGACCCAGTGGCAGCCCCACACCGTCCAGCACTGCTCCGCATGCTCTCCCAGGCTCTGGGCctcaccagcactgctgtggcacCTGCTATCTCTGATAGCCCCCAGGCCTTGGTCACCGAGATGGAG AATGTCCTCTTCACCGGgccagtgctggagcagctgacaTGTGAGCAGTACCCAGGGGGACTGCACCACCTCCTGCGTGTGtcccccaggcagcagccactgctggcagCATACCGGACACTGGCCTGCAATGGCAGCCAAACCATCCGCCAGGAGCGCTTTGCCCAGCTGGCCTCCGAACTCCAGAAGCAGCTGGACACCCCCAGGATAGTCAGCAGG CTGAAGCTGGAGGAAGTgaacagcacagccacacagcaCCGCCTCCGTGCCCTCCTCGAGGACTTGGTGGAGATGGAGAAGGTTCTCCAGGACATGGACATCCTCTCAGCCCTGGCtaagctgctgcccaggggagcCTGTGCCAGCAAGGCCGCGCCACCCACGGCCAACAGCACCAGCTGGGCCAGCGCCAATGCCACAGCTGGCAATGCCAcggcagaggaggaagagggcaCCGGGGAGAGCCCGTCTGGCACTGACAACCCCCAGGGGCAGTTCTCAGCATTCgtgcagctctgggcagggctgcagcctaTCCTTTGCGGCAACAACCG GACCATCGAGCCTGAGGCACTGAAGCAGGGCAACATGAGCTCTCTGGGCTTCACCAGCAAGGAGCAGCGAAACTTGGGCCTCCTTGTGCATCTGATGACCAGCAACCCCAAAATCCTGTATGCACCTGTGGGCACCGAAGTTGACAAGGTCATCCTGAAG GCCAACGAGACCTTCGCCTTTGTGGGCAACGTCACCCACTATGCCAAGGCATGGCTGAACATCTCCCCTGAGATCCGAGCCTACCTGGAGgagggcaggctgcagaggcGCATCCACTGGCTCCAGCAG TTGACCGCTGACCTCCACAAGCACCCAGAGATTCTGAATGTCTCTGACAGTGATGTTCTTCACAACTTTCTCAACGGCAACTTTTCCCTGCCTAATGCCAGCATCCTACTCCAGCAGCTGGATACCATTGACAATGCTGCCTGTGGCTGGGTCCGCTTCATGGCCAAG GTCAGTGTGGACATTTTCAAAGGCTTCCCGGATGAGGAGAGCATTGTCAACTACACGCTGAACCAGGCCTATCAGGACAATGTCACAGTCTTTGCCA GCGTCATCTTCCAGACCAACAGGGATGGCTCGTTGCCTCCCCATGTCATGTACAAGATCCGGCAGAATTCCAGCTTCACAGAGAAGACCAACGAGATCCGGCGGGCATACTGGCGGCCTGGCCCCAACACTGGCGGCCGCTTCTACTTCCTCTACGGCTTTGTCTGGATCCAGG ACATGATGGAGCGTGCCCTCATCAACACATTTGTTGGCCACGATGTGGTGGAGCCTGGCAACTATGTACAGATGTTCCCGTACCCATGTTATACCCGGGATGA CTTTCTCTTTGTCATCGAGCACATGATGCCCCTCTGCATGGTGATCTCCTGGGTCTACTCAGTGGCCATGATGATCCAGCACATCGTGACAGAGAAGGAGCATCGCCTGAAAGAG GTGATGAAGATGATGGGCCTGAACAATGCGGTGCACTGGGTGGCTTGGTTCATCACTGGCTTTGTCCAGCTCTCCATCTCGGTCACAGCACTCACTGCCATTCTCAAGTACGGCAAGGTCCTGATGCATAGCGACGTCCTCATCATATGGCTCTTCCTTGCCATCTATGCTGTGGCCACCATCATGTTCTG CTTTCTGGTGTCGGTGCTCTACTCCAAGGCCAAGCTGGCCTCTGCCTGTGGTGGCATCATCTACTTCCTCAGCTACGTGCCCTACATGTATGTGGCCATCCGGGAGGAGGTGGCCCATGACAAGATCACGGCCTTTGAGAAGTGCATTGCG TCCCTCATGTCCACCACTGCCTTTGGATTGGGCTCCAAGTACTTTGCGCTGTATGAGGTGGCTGGCGTGGGTATCCAGTGGCACACCTTCAGCCAGTCACCTGTGGAAGGAGATGACTTCAACCTCCTGCTGTCTATGATGATGCTGGTCGTGGATGCCATGGTGTATGGGGTGCTCACGTGGTACATTGAGGCCGTGCACCCGG GCATGTTCGGCCTGCCACGGCCCTGGTACTTCCCTTTTCAGAAGTCTTACTGGCTGGGCAATGGGCGCGTGGAGACCTGGGAGTGGACCTGGCCATGGTCACGCAACACCCGCCTCAGCATCATGGAGGAGGATCAGGCCTGTGCCATGGAGAGCCGGAGGCTGG CAGAGGAGACAAGGGGCATCGAAGAGGAGCCAACCCACCTCCCCCTGGTCGTCTGCATTGACAAGCTCACCAAAGTCTACAAGACAGACAAGAAGCTGGCGCTAAACAAGCTGAGCCTCAACCTCTACGAGAACCAGGTTGTGTCCTTCCTAGGGCACAATGGTGCAGGCAAGACCACCACCAT GTCCATTCTCACTGGCTTGTTCCCTCCAACATCGGGCTCTGCTACCATCTATGGCCACGATATCCGTACAGAGATGGACAAGATCCGGAAGAACCTGGGCATGTGTCCCCAGCATAACGTGCTCTTTGACAGGCTGACGGTGGAGGAACATCTCTGGTTCTACTCACAGCTCAAGAGCATGGCAGAGGAGGAGATCCGCAAGGAGATGGACAA gatgATTGAAGATCTGGAACTCTCCAATAAACGGCACTGCCAAGTGCAGACTCTCTCGGGTGGCATGAAGAGGAAGCTGTCGGTGGCCATTGCCTTTGTGGGTGGGTCGCGAGCTGTTATCTTGGATGAGCCCACAGCTGGTGTGGACCCGTATGCCCGAAGGGCCATCTGGGACCTCATCCTCAAGTACAAGCcag GGAGGACCATCTTGCTCTCCACACACCATATGGATGAGGCTGACCTGCTGGGGGACCGCATTGCCATCATCTCCCATGGCAAGCTCAAGTGCTGTGGTTCTCCGTTGTTCCTCAAGAGCACCTATGGTGATGGCTACAAGCTGACAGTGGTGAAGAAGCAGTCAGACACCAGGAATGGCACAG AGCCAGGCCACAGCCCCCTGAGCCACTCCTCTGTCAGCCCCTGCTCTGAGCCTCGTGTCTCCCAGTTCATCAAGAAGTATGTGGCCTCCTGCCTCCTCATCTCAGACACCAACACAGAGCTCTCCTACATCCTGCCCAGTGAGGCTGTCAAgaagggctgctttgagaggctCTTCCAG CActtggagcagagcctggaagaGCTGGACCTCACCAGTTTTGGGCTGATGGACACCACGCTGGAGGAGGTCTTCCTGAAGGTGTCTGAGGAGGATCAGTCTCTGGAGAACAGTGACGTGG acgTGAAGGAGTCCAAGGATGCCCTGCAGCCACCTGCCTCTGAGCTGGGCCCAAAGTCTGAAGCCAATGGGGAGCTCCTGGCTGAAGCAGCCATGCCAGAGAAGCCCGAGGTGGAGCTCAGCAACCTGGTGACCTGCTCCAAGCTGGCGCAGTCGCAGGCATCCCTGCGCTCAGCGTCCTCGGTGGGCTCCGTGCGTGGCGATGAAGGTGGGGCTTATTCTGAATTCTTTGGGGATTACGTGCCCCTGTTCGATAACCGGCAGGACCCCGATAACATCAGTCTGCAAg aGCAAGAAGCAGATGTGGAAGCAGAGGATCGTGACCTGGCAGGTCGGGGAAGCTTCAAGCTGGAAGGCTCGTGGCTGAAGCTGCGCCAATTCCATGGGCTGATCGTCAAACGCTTCCACTGCGCCAAGCGCAACACCAAGGCCCTCTTCTCGCAGatcctcctgcctgcctttttTGTCTGCGTGGCCATGACAGTGGCGCTCTCCGTGCCCGAAATAG GTGACCTCCCACCCCTCATCCTCTCGCCATCCCAGTACCACAACTACACTCAGCCCAAGGGTAACTTCATTCCTTACGCCAACGAGGAGCGGCATGAGTACCG CATTAGGCTGTCTCCTGatgccagccctcagcagctggTGAACACTTTCCATCTGCCTTCTGGTGTGGGGGCCACCTGCGTGCTCAAGACACCCTTTAACAACACGCTGGACCAGCCCATGCAGACCCTCAACCTCAATAGCAATGAGTCCAAAATGCTGGCAGCCAAGTACTTTGATGCCATGTGCATTGACTCCTTCACCCAGGGCCTTCCGCTTTCCAACTTTGTGCCACCACCTCCGTCCCCGGCTCCCTCTGACTACCCCATGTCAGTGGATGAGGACCTGCTCCATGCCTGGAACTCCACAACCTTCTCCACCCTTAAAG ggacagtgacctcagcccctgccctgccccgcaTCATCCATGAGCCCATCAAGTGCACGTGCTCCATGCAGGGGACTGGCTTCTCCTGCCCTAGTGGCGTGGGGGGCCATCCTCCACAGATGAAGGTAGTGACAGGGGACATCCTGACAGACATCACAGGGCGCAACGTCTCTGAGTATCTGCTCTACACCTCGGACCGCTTCCGGCTGCACAG ATATGGGGCACTCACGTTTGGAAACGTCCAGaaatccatcccagcctcctTCGGAGCCAGAGCTCCAGCCACAGTGCGCAAGATTGCTGTGCGGAGAACGGCCCAG gtcTTCTACAACAATAAGGGCTACCACAGCATGCCCACTTACCTCAATGCCCTCAACAACGCCATCCTGAGAGCCAACCTGCCCAAGAGCAAGGGCAACCCTGCTGCCTATG GCATCACAGTCACCAATCACCCCATGAACAAAACGagtgccagcctgtccctggatTACCT CCTGCAAGGCACAGATGTGGTGATTGCCATCTTCATCATTGTGGCCATGTCCTTCGTCCCAGCCAGCTTTGTGGTATTCCTGGTGGCTGAAAAGGCCACCAAGGCCAAACACTTGCAGTTTGTGAGTGGCTGTGACCCCGTCATCTACTGGTTGGCCAACTACATGTGGGACATG CTAAACTACCTGGTGCCAGCCACGTGCTGCATCATCATCCTGTTCGTGTTTGACCTCCCAGCATATACTTCTCCCACCAACTTCCCTGCTGtcctctccctcttcctgctCTATGG CTGGTCCATCACCCCTATCATGTACCCAGCATCCTTCTGGTTTGaggtgcccagctctgcttaCGTCTTCCTCATCGTCATCAATCTCTTCATTGGCATCACAGCCACTGTCGCCAcgtttctgctgcagctctttgaGCACGACAAG gacCTGAAGGTGGTGAACAGCTACCTGAAGAGCTGCTTCCTCGTGTTTCCTAACTACAACCTGGGCCATGGCCTGATGGAGATGGCCTACAATGAATACATCAATGAATACTATGCCAAGATTG GGCAGTTTGATAAAATGAAATCACCCTTCGAATGGGACATCGTGACACGGGGGCTTGTTGCCATGACAATTGAAGGCTTTGTTGGCTTCTTCATCACCATCATGTGCCAGTACAATTTCTTCCGGAAGCCCCA GCGACTGCCCGTCTCCACCAAACCCATTGAGGATGACATTGATGTGGCCAATGAGAGGCACCGGGTCCTGCGTGGTGACGCTGACAATGACATGCTAAAGATCGAGAACCTCACGAAG GTGTACAAGTCCCGCAAGATTGGGCGCATCCTGGCTGTGGACCGGCTGTGTGTGGGTGTGCGCCCCGGGGAGTGCTTTGGGCTGCTGGGTGTCAACGGTGCAGGCAAGACCACAACATTCAAGATGCTGACAGGGGATGAGAGCACCACAGGTGGAGAGGCCTTCATTAACGGACACAG CATCCTGAAGGAGCTCCTGCAGGTCCAGCAGAGCTTGGGCTACTGCCCCCAGTTCGACGCGCTCTTTGATGAGCTGACGGCCCAGGAGCATCTGGAGCTCTACACCCGCCTGCGTGGCATCCCATGGAAGGATGAGGAGCGG GTGGTCAAGTGGGCACTGAAGAAGCTGGAGTTGACCAAGTACGCAGACAAGCCTGCCAGCACCTACAGTGGGGGCAACAAGAGGAAGCTATCCACAGCCATTGCGCTCATTGGATACCCAGCCTTCATCTTCCTG GACGAGCCAACCACAGGGATGGACCCCAAGGCACGGCGCTTCCTCTGGAACCTCATCCTGGACGTCATCAAAACGGGTCGCTCCGTGGTGCTCACATCTCACAG CATGGAGGAGTGTGAGGCCCTCTGCACCCGTCTGGCCATTATGGTGAATGGGCGGCTCAAGTGTCTCGGCAGCATTCAGCACCTGAAGAACAG GTTCGGTGATGGCTACATGATCACAGTGCGCACCAAGTCCAGCCTCAATGTCAAGGAGGTGGTGAGGTTCTTCAACCGTAACTTCCCTGAGGCTGTCCTCAAG GAGCGTCATCACACCAAGGCCCAGTACCAGCTGAAGTCAGACCAGATCTCACTGGCACAGGTCTTCAGCAAGATGGAGCAGGTGGTGGATGTGCTGGGCATTGAAGACTACTCTGTCAGCCAAACCACACTGGACAAT GTGTTTGTGAATTTTGCCAAGAAGCAAAGTGAcaacctggagcagcaggagaccagccccagctgtgtcctgcagtCACCCCTGGAGCGTGTGCTGAGCCTGCTGCGCCCCCGCGCTGCCCCCACTGAGCTGCGGGCCCTCGtggtggaggagcaggaggaccTGGAGACTGATGATGAAGGCCTCATCAGCTTTGAGGAGGAGAGG GCTCAGCTCTCCTTCAACACGGACACGCTGTGCTGA